The Caenorhabditis elegans chromosome II genome has a segment encoding these proteins:
- the wrt-1 gene encoding Warthog protein 1 N-product (Confirmed by transcript evidence) yields MVMNPLTATFLAALIGTAASASCGSSGIPFRFEVLPSGQPVLGCGSPTCFGAENGGRDLRHDSSFMAGADGDDGFFRDGDLARVRVRDPDAPAQMANCPREFSSSSCSNPMTWVGGFKASDNGDLSLQCCHYEGLRFAQEVGRPVVHPGEVYSGGEVLRDGRQTGFDAISNVRKITSGDGTVAYEVTVTRMNCLPNPGEESNEVSFDIQRDIGRILDKVGETAASGVQTNHIEADQRLSPSTDVQSDSYVSPTEADPQEPVEQFVQVGEQVVPVTSAGYYYPVASGVPACFTGNSKVMTPAGEKSMADLSVGDMVMTYEYGKMTYTRVASWLHRLPDTKAAFIKLTTEQGAIIDMTPQHFIYKANCVTEEMELVYAEDMTIGDCLMVKENEKLVMTTISEKSTFYETGVYAPMTETGDLIVDDVYASCHNVVKANTLSHTFLNFATSVQQKMRSVLGSLEETGHLPATSEFFLNIIDVLLPHKY; encoded by the exons ATGGTGATGAACCCATTAACTGCAACTTTTCTTGCCGCTCTTATTGGCACGGCTGCATCAGCTTCATGTGGTTCTTCTGGGATCCCATTCCGTTTTGAAGTTCTTCCATCCGGACAACCAGTGCTCGGATGTGGATCTCCAACTTgttttggagctgaaaatgGAGGAAGAGACTTGAGACATGATTCTAGTTTTATG GCAGGTGCTGACGGTGATGATGGATTTTTCCGTGATGGAGATCTTGCACGTGTTCGTGTCCGTGATCCAGATGCTCCAGCTCAAATGGCAAACTGTCCACGTGAATTCTCATCTTCCAGCTGCTCCAATCCAATGACTTGGGTTGGAGGATTCAAGGCTAGTGATAACGGAGA cctttCTCTTCAATGCTGTCATTATGAAGGGCTTCGATTTGCTCAAGAAGTTGGGCGCCCAGTTGTTCATCCAGGAGAGGTATATTCTGGAGGAGAAGTTCTTCGTGATGGCCGTCAAACTGGATTTGATGCTATTTCGAATGTGAGAAAAATAACTTCTGGGGATGGGAC agttgCTTATGAAGTTACTGTCACCCGTATGAACTGCCTTCCAAATCCAGGAGAAGAGAGCAATGAAGTTTCTTTTGATATTCAAAGAGACATTGGAAGAATTCTCGATAAAGTTGGAGAAACTGCTGCAAGCGGAGTTCAAACCAATCACATCGAAGCCGATCAACGTCTTTCTCCATCTACCGATGTTCAATCTGATTCATATGTTTCTCCAACTGAAGCCGACCCACAAGAACCAGTTGAGCAATTTGTTCAAGTAGGAGAACAAGTTGTTCCAGTAACATCTGCCGGATACTATTATCCAGTTGCTTCCGGAGTTCCAGCCTGCtttactggaaattcaaaGGTTATGACTCCAGCAGGAGAAAAGTCAATGGCTGATTTGAGTGTTGGAGATATGGTTATGACTTATGAGTATGGAAAGATGACATACACAAGAGTTGCATCATGGCTTCATAGACTCCCAGATACAAAAGCTGCCTTCATCAAGCTCACTACTGAGCAAGGAGCTATTATCGATATGACTCCGCAGCATTTCATCTACAAGGCTAACTGCGTTACAGAAGAAATGGAACTTGTGTATGCTGAGGATATGACCATTGGGGATTGTCTGATGGTGAAGGAAAatgaaa AACTCGTGATGACAACTAtcagtgaaaaatcaacattttacGAGACTGGAGTGTACGCTCCAATGACTGAAACTGGAGATTTAATTGTTGATGACGTGTATGCTTCATGTCACAATGTTGTCAAGGCTAACACATTATCTCATACTTTCCTCAACTTCGCCACTTCCGTTCAACAAAAGATGCGATCAGTTCTTGGATCATTAGAAGAAACTGGGCATCTTCCAGCCACTTCTGAATTCTTCTTGAATATCATTGATGTTCTATTGCCACATAAGTACTAG
- the ZK1290.15 gene encoding uncharacterized protein (Predicted) codes for MEEFGRVRLFLSSSLFPPLNDNSFLALWNRVAQLIPEKTSRQMFASRLNSIYSLAFSSLLKIVISLTITG; via the exons atggaagag TTTGGTCGGGTCCGTCTTTTTCTTAGTTCGTCACTGTTTCCACCACTGAATGACAATAGCTTCCTGGCACTATGGAACCGCGTTGCCCAGCTAATCCCAGAGAAAACTAGCCGACAAATGTTTGCCTCTCGATTAAATTCTATTTATTCCCTTGCATTTTCATCTCTCTTAAAAATTGTGATCTCTTTAACTATTACTGGTTAA
- the wrt-10 gene encoding WaRThog (hedgehog-like family) (Product from WormBase gene class wrt;~Confirmed by transcript evidence) — MLLVSVISCLLISVLAKDAVTPRVGSQCTKNQVVRKLTVYEDGALEAECGPVPCGEVGKRCIDDQTSCRAETDVFSGMRWAPNGESILLRCCTMHAKNKIYVGTDVVAAGSFYEGGEVAEKDLYGDKGGAEYDFVANARTEQGGVRVWVYRMICAKGEKPVDFDPITTTSAPRVIKTTPAPTTTPTVEEEAEEAEQLEEDQPNDNEAEIVESNDEEEVVEEETEEEEEVTTTPAPKPFNPLRYRPPHFPRQSTGIRRA; from the exons ATGCTCCTTGTTTCTGTTATTTCTTGTCTACTTATTAGTGTTTTAGCAAAGGATGCTGTTACACCTCGTGTCGGATCTCAGTGCACAAAAAATCAAGTCGTTCGTAAACTGACTGTATATGAAGACGGAGCACTTGAAGCTGAATGTGGACCAGTTCCTTGTGGAGAAGTTGGAAAACGATGCATTGAC gaTCAAACTTCTTGCCGTGCTGAAACCGATGTTTTCTCCGGAATGAGATGGGCTCCAAACGGTGAGAGCATCTTGCTCCGCTGTTGCACAATGCATGCCAAAAACAAGATTTACGTAGGAACTGATGTTGTTGCTGCTGGAAGCTTCTACGAAGGAGGAGAAGTTGCTGAAAAGGATCTTTATGGAGATAAGGGTGGAGCTGAATACGACTTCGTTGCCAATGCCAGAACTGaaca aggagGAGTTCGTGTTTGGGTGTACCGTATGATCTGTGCCAAGGGAGAGAAACCGGTTGATTTTGATCCTATCACTACTACTTCTGCTCCAAGAGTCATTAAGACTACTCCAGCACCAACAACTACCCCAACTGTGGAGGAAGAAGCAGAGGAAGCTGAACAACTTGAAGAAGATCAGCCTAATGACAATGAagctgaaattgttgagaGCAATGATGAAGAGGAAGTTGTTGAAGAGGAAACCGAGGAAGAAGAGGAAGTTACA ACTACCCCAGCACCAAAACCATTCAACCCACTTCGTTACCGTCCACCACACTTCCCAAGACAATCGACTGGAATCCGTAGAGCTTAA
- the ZK1290.13 gene encoding MARVEL domain-containing protein (Confirmed by transcript evidence), which yields MTQRVPRHVSPYAHAPKIFGLKFKIASKVLLVFESILGKLILVLSICSLIYAQSWYPVFLNFAFLFFMLFAIITYNLCLSKQSPIFSYPMLSYQLVTMFWLFIWLYSALNAVASGVMWSLESLGGPSTSRIRTSHNIKDSNYANPNETHPETARAIKYGAIISAVCVILICLKMLAFIVARRTYFQVLKMQHESIEQSVQDETFDGTESEISNIGGTSPAYPVAYRNRPPKPKRMAILEEAQVEEYTPEPSPAPRRTVKNPVHQSDASLASKFNSLSRFEESAF from the exons ATGACTCAAAGAGTGCCTCGCCATGTTAGTCCATATGCTCACGCACCGAAGATAtttggtttgaaatttaaa ATAGCCTCAAAAGTATTGCTGGTTTTTGAGTCAATacttggaaaattaattttggtatTATCGATTTGCTCGCTTATTTATGCGCAATCATGGT atccTGTATTCCTCAACTTtgcatttctattttttatgttatttGCCATAATCACATACAACTTGTGTCTATCGAAGCAATCACCTATTTTTTCGTATCCAATGTTATCATATCAA TTGGTTACAATGTTTTGGTTGTTCATTTGGCTTTATTCGGCTCTAAATGCGGTCGCTAGCGGAGTAATGTGGTCGTTAGAGTCTTTGGGAGGCCCTTC AACAAGCAGAATTCGTACTTCCCATAACATAAAAGACTCAAACTACGCGAATCCAAATGAAACCCATCCTGAAACAGCCAGAG CAATCAAATACGGTGCAATTATCTCAGCTGTATGTGTCATCCTGATTTGTCTAAAAATGTTGGCATTCATTGTGGCTCGACGGACGTATTTTCAAGTTCTCAAAATGCAGCATGAATCCATTGAGCAATCTGTTCAG GATGAGACATTCGATGGGActgaaagtgaaatttcaaatattggtGGCACCTCACCAGCATACCCTGTAGCCTATAGAAATAGGCCACCAAAACCAAAGAGAATGGCAATTCTAGAAGAAGCACAAGTTGAAGAGTATACACCGGAACCTTCTCCTGCTCCAAGAAGAACAGTTAAGAATCCAGTTCATCAATCAGATGCAAGTCTTGCATCCAAGTTTAATTCATTGTCAAGATTTGAAGAATCTGCTTTTTGA
- the ZK1290.5 gene encoding putative oxidoreductase ZK1290.5 (Confirmed by transcript evidence), producing the protein MIPTTVLSNNVEMPLIGLGTTHSGGYYHDAVLHSIKKCGYRLIDTAKRYGVEKQLGIAVKNCSVPREEMFLSTKLWPVDCGDEVYNAFQTSCEKLQTDYLDMYMIHMPQLPDWIVNQKETKEKTWRQMELLYEDEHVRSIGVSNYSIEDLDELLEFASILPHANQVELHPWFHQADLKNYCDELGILTMGYCPLAKGKYLEDETLCKIASKYQKSPAQICLRWSIQQNVPTVPKSTDCRRLKENTNVFDFELSAEDMNTLNSFSSQNRKIVDLSNICQKMSLPDGYKLNGRVFGVPEEDETIPKSCSKCAQKQNVPLPVCI; encoded by the exons ATGATCCCAACTACTGTCTTATCGAACAATGTTGAAATGCCATTAATCGGCCTTGGAACAACTCATTCTGGAGGCTATTATCATGACGCTGTTCTccattcaatcaaaaaatgtggcTACCGTCTTATTGATACGGCTAAACGATATGGAGTTGAAAAACAATTAGGAATAGCTGTCAAAAACTGTTCAGTTCCCAGAGAAGAGATGTTTTTGAGCACAAAACTGTGGCCAGTTGACTGTGGAGATGAAGTGTACAATGCATTTCAGACATCatgtgaaaaattacaaacggATTATTTGGATATGTATATGATACACATGCCACAACTTCCTGATTGGATTGTGAATCAGAAAGAGACAAAAGAAAAGACATGGAGACAAATGGAGCTCCTTTATGAAGATG AACATGTCCGTTCAATTGGTGTTAGTAATTATTCAATCGAAGATCTAGACGAGTTATTAGAGTTTGCAAGTATCCTTCCACATGCTAATCAAGTAGAACTTCATCCATGGTTCCACCAGGCCGACctcaaaaattattgcgaTGAACTGGGGATTCTCACGATGGGTTACTGTCCACTTGCCAAGGGAAAGTATTTGGAAGATGAAACGCTCTgtaaaattgcttcaaaatatcaaaaatctccGGCACAAATCTGTCTTCGTTGGAGTATTCAACAAAACGTTCCAACTGTTCCAAAAAGTACAGACTGTCGCAGATTGAAAGAGAACACgaatgtttttgattttgagctGTCTGCAGAAGATATGAACACTTTGAACTCATTCTCATCTCAAAATCGAAAG ATTGTCGATCTATCAaacatttgccaaaaaatgtctCTTCCTGACGGCTACAAGTTAAATGGACGAGTCTTCGGAGTTCCAGAAGAGGATGAGACTATTCCGAAAAGTTgctcaaaatgtgctcaaaaacaaaatgtacCACTTCCAGTGTgtatataa
- the ZK1290.7 gene encoding uncharacterized protein (Partially confirmed by transcript evidence): MLTIKSPLLYSFLFIVFIILTVKELTKVKKMTAYAKWSSCFQNGIDSWNNLTTTAEFLNHAGNISSNCKIILDLNIVKLSDSKFYISPQVQKSLTHATVGISSNFEAESQLKKVLELSSHHFLICQLFQRLPIINIFGATPKLSERERELFQKIGNYYPVAIGTKSGLVNVTMKPQYNYSLNDSAVPSSKSEFQLDLIYFLKDVLKQDFYYSIWFNIFFDELPNMLHRNRNFDENRITLCQININIDNDQKTNMKQFFKSLISDKRYVIIFEVVNDYGVLFLINFDNTTCRKKLGIVRNV; encoded by the exons aTGCTCACAATCAAGTCACCACTGCTTTATAGTTTccttttcatagtttttataattttaactGTGAAGGAGTTAacgaaagtgaaaaaaatgacagcATACGCAAAATGGAGcagttgttttcaaaatggtaTTGACTCATGGAACAATTTGACTACAACTGCAGAG tttctgaaTCATGCAGGTAATATTAGCTCAAATTGTAAGATTATTCTTGATTTGAACATTGTGAAGCTTAGTGATTCGAAGTTTTATATTTCTCCTCAAGTGCAAAAATCTTTAACACATGCCACTGTTGgaatttcaagtaattttgaaGCCGAATCGCAACTCAAAAAGGTTTTAGAACTAAGtagtcatcattttttaatatgcCAATTGTTTCAGAGGCTTCCTATTATAAATATCTTTGGAGCGACTCCCAAACTATCGGAAAGGGAAAGggaattatttcaaaaaatcggaaattattATCCTGTCGCAATTGGTACAAAATCGGGCCTGGTCAATGTTACAATGAAGCCACAGTATAATTATTCATTAA ATGACTCTGCCGTACCCAGCTCCAAATCAGAATTTCAACTTGATTTAATCTATTTTCTCAAGGATGTTTTGAAACAAGAC ttttattacAGCATCTggtttaatatattttttgatgaattacCCAATATGTTACATCgtaatcgaaattttgatgaaaataggATAACGTTATGCCAGATAAATATTAAC attgacaACGATCAGAAGACAAatatgaaacagttttttaaatcattaatCAGTGATAAGCGATAtgtgattatttttgaagtcgTCAACGATTATGGAGTATTATTccttataaattttgataataccACATGCAGGAAAAAACTTGGAATCGTTCGGAATGTATAA
- the rnh-1.1 gene encoding ribonuclease H (Confirmed by transcript evidence): protein MIRWFRNFGALFKKPRGAGLMKNEQTHNLQRVVQNDITCPEEQRSTGGKGGGGGSHGGHGGSHGGSHGGHGSHGGSYGGHSGHGRSFSTSSGSSGYRGLSSGSTNTSYSKSTPRTNSGYSTGKTTKTASSSRNYSNTSSTRSTTKPSKSSYSKRSTKSTKSLNYSSSSLGSKSIEKSRRSSRKSGSRQDSVASRRQLRSVSSKPQKKYVATDMPSTVSTGRSRGRSVYRRNNVNADVSQRQSRSMSVSRGRSRNRSQNRERSPSIEKSTRSQHVSRKDAFNSHDVLSPTNRSGSVHRSHSAHHERTFEERHKTPNGVWNEMFPKGTLVMYTDGSYLKRPPTSGIGIFVGPGHELNRSQRIRGPIQDNNYAEFIAVRTALQNALKNENYRDQKVVIRTDCLNVIEALQGTRPTAFVDVKSQVEFLSKQFPKGVHFQHVYAHAGDPGNEMADLFAGQASSKSQNSFGGGQRTRSASTARGRSRERNRLRSKSNDPSFIRSRSHSIHSRK, encoded by the exons ATGATCCGTTGGTTTCGCAATTTCGGAGCTCTTTTCAAGAAGCCTCGTGGTGCAGGGTTAATGAAAAACG AGCAAACTCATAATTTACAGCGAGTTGTTCAG AATGATATAACGTGTCCTGAAGAGCAACGGAGTACAGGAGGCA aaggtggtggaggtggaagTCATGGTGGTCATGGTGGCAGTCATGGAGGTAGCCATGGAGGTCACGGTAGCCATGGTGGTAGTTATGGGGGCCACAGTGGTCATGGACGATCTTTTAGTACTAGCAGTGGATCAAGTGGATATCGAGGACTTAGTTCAG GATCTACCAATACCAGTTATTCAAAAAGTACTCCTAGAACTAACAGTGGTTATTCTACTGGAAAAA ccACAAAAACCGCTTCAAGTTcacgaaactacagtaatacgAGTTCCACAAGATCTACAACAAAACCTAGTAAAAGTAGCTATTCAAAAAGAAGCACTAAGTcgacaaaaagtttgaattacTCGAGTTCATCTTTGGGATCAAAGTCAATTGAGAAATCTCGTCGATCAAGCCGGAAGTCTGGTTCTCGACAAGATTCAG ttGCATCTCGAAGACAGTTGAGAAGTGTGTCGAGCAAACCACAAAAAA AATACGTGGCAACTGATATGCCAAGCACTGTGTCAACTGGTAGGTCAAGAGGTAGAAGTGTATATAGAAGAAATAATGTCAATGCTG ATGTTTCCCAAAGGCAATCCAGAAGCATGTCGGTATCTCGTGGAAGAAGCAGGAATC GTTCTCAAAATCGTGAAAGATCTCCTTCGATTGAAAAATCTA CAAGAAGTCAGCATGTCAGCAGAAAAGATGCATTCAACAGTCATGACGTGTTGAGTCCTACGAAC AGATCTGGAAGTGTACACCGAAGTCATTCTGCTCATCACGAAAGAACTTTTGAGGAGAGACATAAAACACCCAATGGAGTTTGGAATGAAATGTTTCCTAAAGGAACACTCGTT atgTACACTGATGGGTCGTATTTGAAACGTCCACCAACTTCTGGAATCGGAATATTTGTTGGACCAGGTCACGAATTGAATAGATCGCAACGAATTCGGGGACCTATTCAGGACAATAACTATGCAGAGTTTATTGCTGTGAGGACTGCACTGCAGAacgctttgaaaaatgaaaattacag AGACCAGAAAGTTGTAATCAGAACTGATTGTTTGAATGTGATCGAAGCTCTTCAAGGAACCAGACCTACAGc TTTCGTGGACGTTAAATCTCAAGTGGAATTTTTGTCGAAGCAGTTTCCGAAAGGTGTCCACTTCCAGCATGTTTATGCTCACGCGGGTGATCCAGGAAATGAAATG GCCGATCTGTTTGCTGGTCAAGCTTCTTCCAAATCTCAAAATAGTTTCGGTGGTGGCCAACGGACTCGAAGTGCAAGCACAGCTAGAGGTCGTTCGAGAG agcgCAATCGTTTGAGATCAAAGTCAAATGATCCATCTTTTATTCGATCCAGAAGCCACTCAATCCACAGCAGAAAATGA